GCTGGACCCAGGCCAGGCCACCCAGTTCCTGTGTTGTTGTGAGCGCCCAGCTGAGAggcaggagaaggggaaaggggctgggagtcaggagggGAGCTAGGCAGACAAAGCTGGACCTACTCAGGGAGCGGTGGCAGCGTCCAAACAGCGCGGAGAGTGGTGTGGAGGGAGGGCTGTGCTGGGTTCACGGGCCTGGCTCAGCGTGAGATGGCGGCTCGAGGGGGAAGGCCGCTCCTACATGGGATGCCTATTTCAAGGCCAAGggggcccccccccgccccacggcTTTGAGCCAGCAGCGCATCCCCAGCAAGGCCCCAAGCCAAGCCCCCGAGGAGCCTGTCACCTACTTGATGTGTTTGGCGCTCTTGTAGTGGATGAAGATGACGATGGGGTAGATGTGCATGTGGTGCAGCCGCTCAATGGCGTGGGGGGCGACGTCCAGGAGACAGTGCCGGttctgtggggagggagagagtgaacACCTGGGCAGGTGCGGGGTCGGGGCCTCGGGAACACTGGACACTCCAGCCTTCCTCTGCCACCGAtgggccccacccctcccctgacACTGCCCTGCCTTGCCCTGTAAGTGAACTTACAAGGTTCTACCAACGAGCAAGGCAGCAAAACCAGTCTTCCGTTAAGACCACGCATGATACACGGAGGGGAAACCTCCTCTGGGAAGATCTCTCCCCACAAGCCGTCAGCTGTGATGACGGTCCAGGCTGGGAACCAGGGCCAAGCGGGGTCTGGACGACCCCACTCCAAACTCCCTTTCCTGCCTTTACCCAGATATAGGAACTTCCTAAAGCGCTACCCCACCTGGCCTCAGAAACCTTACTTCTGCCAGTCTGGGCAAAAGAAGATGCGGAGGCTCGGTGGGGGGCTGAAGCAGGGTGGCGGGGAGTGTGGGTCTTTGCGTGGCTGTGATTGAAATGCATCCCATGGATCCCCTGAGCCTCCAGGCAGAGTATGAGCCAAAGGCAGGCCACAGGCACCCTGCCTGTGGTTCTCCCTGACCCCTAAAAGCTCCACTGAGGGGGTCCACCCTTTGGCAGGCTTTCTGACGTCCTGGGGCACCCCTGACTGGAGCTCGTCCACTTCAACTGGGCATTCTGCACTGACAGCTGTAAGAAGTCAACTCCCTCATGTAACAGGAGGGATCCAAAGCCTGGCGAGGTAAACTGACCACCCAGGAAGGATGGAGCCCCAAAAGCGCCCACAACCTCCGACTTGTGAGGGATGCTTTTCTAAAAgatttcccgggcttccctggtggtgcagtggttgagaatctgcctgccaatgcaggggacaccggttcgagccctggtctgggaagatcccacgtgccgcggagcaactgggctcatgagccacagctactgagcctgcgcgtctggagccggtgctccgcaacaagagaggccgcgacagtgagaggcccgcgcaccgcgatgaagagtggcccccgctcgccgcgactcgAGAAAGCCCcagcacagaaatgaagacccaacacagccaaataaataaataaatttataaaaaaaaaaaaaaaaaaaaaagatttccccaCTTCCCCTCATACTACCTGGCAAACAGACCCCAGCGTGTTCACAAACCTAAAGGCACACGGCAACGGCTCTTATCCTTTCAGGGTCGTGGCCCTGATGGAAGCCGTGCCCCTGTCCCTAGAATAAGACACATCAGCTCAGCACACAAGCTCAGCAGATGCATTCTGGGACCCTGTTGTAGAAATCCCTGTGAGGGGCCTTTCCTAGAGTTCAAAGCTCTCGTCTGAGCCcctcagagagggagaggtgacACACGCACAGGGCGACTTTTGCCCAGGACTAGCTTCCTACTCACGAAAGCGGAAGCACAAGAAGCAATGGGGGCCAGCCCCCAGTAGGTTAACTCAGACTAACGGGACACAGGCGAGCTCATGAAGGTCCGAGAGACATGCAGGGCAGATGTGCAAAGGTACAGAGCTCGGACACACACACTGGGGTCCAAACCCCGGACTCAGAGAGGCGCCCCCATCCCTTGGTCTGCAGCAACAGGTACCTTTTCTGTGATCTCCTTTATGGAAGCCACTGTGGTCACATCAAAGTGGCCACTCCTCCGCTTATAGTCGACAAACAGGCAGTCTTTGACGCCCCGCTCGATGGCCTGCTGGGAGGCCTTCATCACCTCTGCAAAGCACAGACACAGGAATCAGGAATGCCCTGGCGCCATGAGCCGTCACCGCACGTGCCAGGAAGAACGCTGCGCAGAAGAGACTTTAGGAACCCAGCCCTGCTGTCCTCTCTCCCGGACAAAGAACCAGAGGCTGCACGCTGATCTGAGCCAAGTCCAGGGGACTCTGAAACACCATGGGATCCATCCCCGGGAACAGGGGGAGGAACACAAACACAGGGACAGGCACAGCCCAGCAGGCACGAGGGCATCCCTTACCAAGGGGGCATCTGCAGAACTTGCCGGGCACCTCGTTCACGAGCATTTCCTTCACCACATCCAGTAAGGGCCCCAGGATCAAGACGGGCCTCAGGGAGGTGCAGTCCACCTTCTGGACCCGCTGATAGGCAAGGCTCACCGAAtctgagggagagaggggagcagTGTCCTGGATGGGTACCCAcctggagcagagggaggaaggggaggggctggggacccaCTGCTCCCCTGACCTTGCTTACCCCAGGGAGGCCCACATCCTTCACTCCGCAAACCCAGAGCCAGCTACCCAGCTCACCCTGGTTTGTCTGGGACTTGCCCAGTTGTAGCACTGAGAGTCCCATACCCCGGGCACACCGGGGCACGGCCGCTCCTGGAGTCCAGCACCGTGTCCCTGCTCCACGGACACCCAAGACACTGCAGCACTTCATCCTGCTCAAATTCTTCCCTATGTGTCCAAAGCGCGCTCCCCTCACCCCTGGTATATATCCTCTGCTCTCTAGAGAGGCAACCTCCCCTGAGGTAGGTGTGGTCATGTGACCCAGACCTGCCCCATGGGGTGAGCAAACTCTCCCCCTTCCCGTGAGCTGAAATGGACAGGACCGGGCGCAGTGCGCCAGCTCTGGTCCTGCAGATGAGAACAACCCTCAGGAGATGACAGAGCCACAGGACAGAAGGGACCTGGCTCCCTTATGATCCCCAGAACAGAGCTGCCTCCCGGGGATCCCCCCACCAGCTCAGACTTTTATGTGGCAGGGAAATAAGCTTCTTATCATGCTTCCGCCATTGTTGTCTGGTCTCAGTTACAGCAGTCAAACCGATATCCTAGTTGATACATGTAGTAAAAACCTCCCCTTCcaccaaatgaataaaaaaaaatccttgcaggAAGTGACCGCCTAAAAACCAGCATGCAAATATCTTCTTGGCACCTCCCTTGTACCGATCACTGTGCTGGCATCTcggaaacacttttaaaaagagtAGAAAGCACAGTCCCTGCCGCTGCAGAGCTCATGCTCTAACCAGGCTCACAGACGGCAACAGGTTAAGAAACAAGACAACCATACAAGAGTTGCCTGCCAGCTCCAGGCAGCAGGACAAGAAGCCTCACCctcggggggggggtgggagtggcGATGAGGAGGGGCAGAAGTGAGGTGAGGGTCGCCTGAGGTGGGCTTGTGAGGAAGGGTCAATGAGAGGTCCGGCCTGGAAGGCCCGTGACCAGGAGACAAAGACAGACGGACCAGAAGGCAGAGCTTTAGAGGTGAACACACAGGGCGGTGCTCGGTGCAGCCTCAGCTCCACAAACGCCGAGCTCACAGGCAGAACCGCGTGCATTTTTTCGGTCTGAGGATTATCCAGGTACATCTATATGGCTTCCTATACAGCATTTCTCAACCTGGTGACCAGATGATCTGTTATTAAAGCAGGGGGAGGGTTTGGTGATCACATTCACTGTCCAAGACCCCCGCACACTTCTGACTGAAGGCTCTGTGGAGTCCCAGGGCAAAGAACTTCCTCCAGGAAGAGATAAAAACACGCCCTCTTTTAAAACTCTGAACATTACAGATAAAGCCAGGCATCCTCTCCAACACCTCTTCTCCAGTCCCGGTCCTCAACAGTTTGCTCATAACCACCGTCATAGTCGGTTATAAGGATATAAAGTACATCCTCTTCCAGATGCCATTCTTACATGTTGACTTTTACAGGCTCAAAACACCTAGAAAATATGTATGTCCATGTGCTCAACAAAAATGACAAGATACGTTTCTGTATCACGATACATGCGAAAATCCATGACACATCCCGCAACTCACTCTTCTACTCAGTCTCACGCTTCTGAACCGCATCCCTGGGGATTCACACTGATCTCCCTATAACTCCTTCTCAACATCCTACGGGACGGATGCCCTGCACCTATTTATCCACTTCCCTGTGTACGGACACTAAGTCACTATGTCTTCAACTGAACTTGAAGAGAACCATCTTCTCCCCTAATGATTACTGACACTCCACACAGAGGGGCACCAATTTAGAAGATTCCTTTTCCTCCCCGAATAATCTGCTTTGCCGGAAGTCCTCATAGTTACAGAATCATAGGGGGTGCTACAGAGCATCTCGCAAGCACTAACTCCAACAAGAGTCAGAGgtccagagaaaataaaaatactccctGGGAAGTgtaaataaacagacaaatagaccatCTGGAAGTAACCTAATGTAGTTATGTAAACTGCTTTTAAAACTGGTATAGATATTAAAACCCACAGCATAAAGGTAATAATAAATCTATGCTAAtgttcacataatataaaaaggATGTAACTGGTATCATCCATAACATaaagggggctggggggggaTCCCAGAGATGTAAAGTAGAGTTTTTATATAGGATTGAAATTAAGCTACCATCAGTTTAAAATGAATTGTTATAACcttaagatgttttatgtaaccGCAACggtaaccaaaaagaaaatatctataaaatatacacaaagggAAACGAGAAGGGAATCAAAACAtgtcactataaaaaaaaatcaataaaatacaaaaggcGGCAGCAAAGGAGGAAAAGATAGACAAAAGAGCAACAAGACATATggaaaacaactaacaaaatggcaatagaaaGTCCTTCCacatcagtaattactttaaatataaatggattacaTGCCCCAATTAaatgacatagactggctgaatgcataaataaaaaagATCCAACTAgatggtgtctacaagagactcacctaAGCTCTAAGGTCATTCATAGGCTAAAAGTGaaaggataggaaaaaaaaaataattcatgcaaACGGGCACCTAAAGAGAGCAGGTCTGACCACagttgtatcagacaaaatagattttaagacaaaaactgccacaagagacaaagaaggacattacagcATGATAAAAGGGTCACTTCTCCAGACAGATAAAACAatcataaacatatatgcacccaacactaGAATTCCCAAATAAGTGAACACTGGTGaaactgaagggagaaacagacaccAACACAGTattagtaggggacttcaataccccactttcagtTATGGATAGTGcaaccagacagaagatcaacaaggaaacagtACTTGAACAACACTACAGACCAATGGACCTAACAGATTCCCCCCTAGAGCCTCCAAGGGAGTGTggacctgccagcaccttgatcttggcccAATGgtactgattttggacttctggcttccagaactgtgagagaataaacgtATGCTGTGCTGACCACAAAGCGTGTgacatttgttacagcagccccaggaaacaaatacacaacgaaagccagaagacaatgaattatatctttaaaatgcatAAGTAAAATATCTACCAACCTAAAATTCTACATCCAGTGAAAAATCTCCAAAATGATGggaaaatacaccaaaaaaaaaaaagatagagaattTGTCACCAACAAACCTGcattacaagaaatgctgaaggtCACCATAacatcaagaaaatggtaattatatGAGGTAAAGGATGTATtaaactaaccttattgtggtaaaccGTTTGCAACATATACACCTATCAAATTATCAtcctgtacaccttaaactcacacaATATTATGTgccagttatatctcaattaagatggaaaaaaagaaatgctgaaggGAGTGTTCAGCTGAAAGAAAAGAtcagaaggaaagagaactgcaggaaggaatgaagaataaTGGAAAGGATAAATATAAGTGAATAACTGACGTGAAAATCAGTAACACTGttggatttaaaatatatgtaaaatgaaaatgataatgcaaaaggtgggagggaggtaaaGAAGTCACAGTGCTCTGATGTTTTAGAATTATTAGAGAAGCGGTCAAAGCAATGATTCATGTTAGCAGTAAGTCAGAGATCTATATCATGAGGGTTGCTGTAATCTACCCCCACCACCACCgaagagtaaaacaaaatgattaaCTAAAAACTAACAGATGGGGggacagaataataaaaatgcttgattaatccaaaaggaagaaaaggaagtgaaaggaACATAAAACAGGCAggacaacagaaaacaaactggaaGATGGTAAATGTAACAGTCATGATTTAATCAGTGATTAAATACTCTGATTAAACGATAAAGATTGTCACAGGTGTGTTCAAATTGTGAAAACGCCTCAGGATATACACTTTTCTGTAGATGTATGTGTGCTTTTCTATACATATATCATATctcactaaaatgaaaaaagatgaagTATCACAGTGGGTTGAAAAAACCCTACAGGCTGCCTACAGAGCCACGTAAATATAAAGCTACAGAAAAGTatcaaaagatggaaaaagacaaaCTATGCAAACCCTTAACCAAAAGAAAACTGGTGTGATAATAATACTTAAACAAATTAGACTTTAAGGCCAGAAACATTTCTAGACATAAAGAGggacataatgataaaagagccAATTTAACAgttaagatataaaaatttagaaataacaatttagggcttccctggtggcacagtggttgagagtccgcctgccgatgcaggggacacgggttcgtgccccagtccgggaagatcccacatgccgcggagcggctgggcccgtgagccatggccgccgagcctgcgcgtccggagcctgtggtccgcaacaggagaggccacagcggtgagaggcccgcgtaccgccaaaaaaaaaaaaaaaaagaaaaaaaaaagaaataacaatttaaagaccacttcaaaatacataatgaaagaaaaaaaaaacaaaacaaaaaacaacccactgAAGAACTGAAAGGAAGACTAGACATATGGCTGTTTTCCAAAGACATCCACTAGACATACACCAAATACACCAGAGATGGTGTctacagaagaaaagggaagggagaatcAAGCAACTATTATTGCCAAAAGGTGAAcagtctattttacatttaaaaatgtaaaaacccatTCTTAGCTCGAAGGCCATATAAAAAACAGCCAGACTTGGCCCATAGGCTATGGCTTGCCAACCCCTGTCCTCACTGACAGTGACCTGTGGGCCATGAACAAAGGTGGGACTCGCTCAACTCACTGTGACTAAGGCCCTAACTGAAACAATAaataaggaaggagaggaggaggaaaccaGCTGTCCCATCTTCTGAGGCCCACTGCCACCTCCACACCCTGCTACCAGGGAGGGCACACCTTCTAGGACAGTGGACACACACGGGGGTCCTCGGAGCAGCATTCACAGGAGGCTCGGGCTTCACAGGACAAACGCACCCCTCCACGGGGCAATCTGCCAAAGGATGTCTGACGCTGCCTAATACGCAACTCCAGGACTGGGTCGGCGCCTGGCCCTGGGAGGATCTTGGAAGAATGGACacaggaggggacttccctggtggcgcagtggttaagtatccgcctgccaatgcaggggacgcaggttggatccctggaccgggaagatcccacatgccgcggagcaactaagcccgttcgccacaactaccaagcctgtgctcaagagcccgtaagccacaactactgagcccacgcaccacaactactgaagcccgcacgcctagagccggtgctccgcaacaagagaagccaccgcaatgagaaggctgcgcgccgcagctagagaaagcccgcgcgcagcaacgaagacccaacaaggccaaaaaaaaaacaagaaaaaaagaacggACACACACAGGAGTAAGGCCAAACACGGCCAAAGATCTGCACAGTGGCCCTTGGTCACCACCAAGCAGCCAGTAATAACCCAAAAACAAACTAGAAGCAATGCATTGGGCAGAGACTGCTTTTTGCCCACCCAATACCCATCTTTCCTTTATTCCTTACTAACAGAACCTGCGTTACTGAAGCCGGCAGGTCACCAGTGAAAGTCCTGCCTTCTCAGCCTCCCTCGCAGACTGAGCGGCCAATGAGGAATAAGTGGGAGACCAAGGGTGGGGCTTCCAGGTAAGCTGTTTAAAGAGGCACACTTttgccctgccccttcctcctccctgctgCCTGAACGTGGACGTGATGGCAGAAGCTGCAATGACCATGGGGAGACCTTGAGGATGGAAGCCACACCCTACAGGTGGCAGACACTCTGAAGACAGTAGCACCACCATCCCAACCCAGACACACATCCCTAGATCAGTTATGTGCGAAAGCAAAGCaaacttctatcttgtttaagtCACTGTGGTGAGGCTTCTGTGGTCAACAGCACACCTCATCCTGCGAGCCTGCTGGGGAAAGCCAGCCCAGCCACTTGCCTTCAAAGAGTGGAATGGAGTCGTTGGAAAAGGTGTCCAAGGCGAGGAGGTCTTTCCCATCTTTGGACCCGCTGCGTTTATGCTTATGTTTCCTTCGAAAGAAGGATCTGCGTGCAGCCGCCGAGAGCGTCTTTGCAGTGTTGTTGTCATCCTTGACTTCAGACATGCTGAGCCTCCGGGAGAATTCCTGGTCCATCCTGTGGACAAGAGTACAGCAGTGCTGCGAAGGGCCCAGCATGCCCAGCCGCGAGGAGAGCCAGAGCTGGGACCCCAGGCTCCTCCTACATTCTCTCCAGGTTTCCTGGCCGCTTCACCACCCACGCTACTGAGGACGCCATGGTGCCACGGCTGTGAGGGTGATACACACACACCAGTGCTGGGCAAGCTCTCAGAATACAGGGCCCCTGCGACAGTCAGACGAGGGTCGGAAGGAGCTGCTAAGCCAGGCTTCACTCGTGCCCACTGCACGTTACGCTTCCTGCCGCCAAGGGGAATGAAGCACAGGTATACACTATAACACAGCAGAAGAGCCCTGAAAAAATCATGccaagtaaaagaaaccagtctCAAAAGACCACGTGCTACATGACTCCATTCACGTGAAAGTCCAGACAGGGAAGTCTACAGACACAGAAAGATCAGTGGTCGCTCAGGGTTgacaggagggggcagggcagacagaaagacaaggcGCGGTAGCTCAAGGGTTACGGGGCTTCTTTCTGAGGTTCTCAAATTGACtacggtgatggttgcacatctgtgaaaatactaaaagccagtgaactgtacactttGGGTAAATTGTagggtatgtgaattatgtctcaacaaatctgttaaaaacaaaaaagtgggcttccctggtggcgcagtggttgagagtccgcctgccgatgcaggggacgtgggttcgtgccccggtccgggaagaccccacatgccgcggagcggctgggcccgtgagccatggccgctgagcctgcgcgtccggagcctctgctccgctacgggagaggccacagcagtgagaggcccgtgtaccgcaaacaaacaaacaaacaaacaaaaaaacaaaaaagtgctgTCTCCTAAGTTGCCCCTGTGCTTCTGTATAGCACTGACTTAAGTACAGCGCTGACCTACACTAGGACCAAAATTGCTTTTTGGACAAGCAATTGTGGCAAAACGTACAGACCAGAGGCTGACACGATCATCAGAATAAACCCCCACGAGCCCCAGCCCGCGTCCCATGGGGCATCCCCACAGGTGCCGcccgccccagccccaggcccagacTCGAGAACACTCACACGTATTTGCTGGGGATCTGCCCGCGCTGGATCTTCTGGGCATTCTCGTC
The nucleotide sequence above comes from Physeter macrocephalus isolate SW-GA unplaced genomic scaffold, ASM283717v5 random_1265, whole genome shotgun sequence. Encoded proteins:
- the LOC114483909 gene encoding disks large homolog 5-like, translated to ALYERLAEVERELSFKKDDILYVDDTLPQGSFGSWMAWQLDENAQKIQRGQIPSKYVMDQEFSRRLSMSEVKDDNNTAKTLSAAARRSFFRRKHKHKRSGSKDGKDLLALDTFSNDSIPLFEDSVSLAYQRVQKVDCTSLRPVLILGPLLDVVKEMLVNEVPGKFCRCPLEVMKASQQAIERGVKDCLFVDYKRRSGHFDVTTVASIKEITEKNRHCLLDVAPHAIERLHHMHIYPIVIFIHYKSAKHIKEQRDPIYLKDKVTQRHSKEQFETAQKIEQEYGRYFTGVVQGGALSSICAQILAVVNQEQNKVLWIPASPL